In the Hevea brasiliensis isolate MT/VB/25A 57/8 chromosome 8, ASM3005281v1, whole genome shotgun sequence genome, gatgaTTTGCAAGAGATATGGAGCAAGATAAAAGGCCAGATGGAGATGGCCACTTGTTGGGCTCTTCTCTAACACCAACTCCATTGCTTAGGCAGCCAAAAAAGGCAAGTCTCTGCAGATTCAAAAGCCAAGGGTGTCTCCTGCTTCCCATCTCACTTTCACTATACTAGCGCATTTCAACCTCTTCTGCACTCCCTCTCTGTATTTTTTTATCTATAACAATCTTCTCTGAAGAATGGAAGGAGAAAAAGGAACATCTGCAACAAGTGAAAAGAGAAGAAGTTTTAAGAGGATATGTGTCTTCTGTGGGAGTAGAGCTGGATACAAGTCTTCATTTGGTGATGCTGCTCTTGAACTTGGTAAAGAACTGGTAATACACGTATGTATTCAAATCATATATATAATCTTTATTTCCTCTTTTTAAATGTTTATGTCCATGTTATCAGGTTGAAAGAAAGATTGATTTGGTCTATGGTGGAGGAAGTGTAGGTCTTATGGGTTTGATCTCACAAACTGTATTTAATGGAGGTTGCCATGTTCTTGGGTATATCAATATAAATATGCACTCTTTATTCCTTTATACCATGCTTTTCTTTTGGTTGCTATTAGAAACCTTTACATATAATTTGTTCATGCTTTGCTTGAATATATAGAGTGATGCCTAAGGCTCTCAGTCCTCATGAGGTACTATTCcatcccaaagtattaatattgTTTATGCTTTTATATCATTAAACATAAAAATGGAAGATTGAAAACAGCTATCCACTTGCCAGATATCTGGAGAAACCATAGGAGAAATGAGAACTGTTGCAGACATGCACCAAAGAAAGGCAGAAATGGCAAGACATGCAGATGCTTTCATTGCACTTCCTGGTATCTATAGATTTTCCTTCAAAAACAAGTGCATAAAATATACCTAAATAATAAAATCTTGAATCAAATTTGTGTAATTTTCTTATTAGGTGGCTATGGAACACTGGAAGAACTGTTAGAGATAATTGCCTGGTCTCAGCTAGGAATTCATGACAAACCAGTAAGAAGGATCCTAATTTCAGCTTTTACTTGTCATCATCAGTTCTTTCAGAAGATAAAGTTTGATGGGCTATCTTTTTATTTCTTGTTTTTGAATTCTGCAACAGGTGGGGTTGTTAAATGTAGATGGATATTATAACAGCTTGCTTGCCTTGTTTGATAAGGGAGTTGAAGAAGGTTTCATAAAAGATACTGCAAGGCATATTGTGGTTATAGCAGAAACAGCAGCAGAACTCATCAAGAAGATGGAGGTAAACATTATACTATACAATAAGAATAATATACAAATTCTCTATGTTCAAAGTTCATGATTGACTAGACACACAAATAggcatctatatatatatatatatatatatatatatatatatatgtatatatataaattagtgttagttgatgaattattggagggGATGACAGAACAAATTGCAGAAAGAAGCAGGTGATGATGATTTAAAATGGGTTTAATTGTTATATTTGCAGGAGTACACATCAGTCCATGATAAGGTTGTGCCCAGACAAAGTTGGGAAGTGGACCAGTAATCAGAGTCTACCACAAGTGGGTAACTCCTAGGATCTTCGATCTTAAGAagccatctatatatatatatatatatatatatatatatatatatataatgtttatGAAAGATAGGTTGGTGCAATTCCATTTTAATCAGAAGAAAAAGACAGCAAAAGATAAGCCAATCTCTTTCTCTGTGTAGTGGGGAAGTCTAAAGATCTTATATATTTTTCAAGTTCCTTTCAACCCAATTGAATTGCAAGAGATTCTCTCTCATTTTGGCTTCGATCATGTCAAAAAAGCATACAATTGTGACATTAGACAAGTGGGGAGTGGTGGAGGGAAGGAGAGGAAGAGATGATGGTTGCTCTTTATGGGTATTAttactttaataataataataataataatttaatctaACTTAATTCAGTAACTATAAACATATCACTCAGTAACTATAAACATATCACTCAATAAAACTATATTAGAGtcttcattcacaaattttcttactcaaaatgataataataataataatagtaattagAGAAGTGAAGAGGCAAACAGGCTTTTGTCCACTAGCTTTTATTTGTTTAGTGTGGGGGGCAATTTGTTCCTCTGTATTCTGGCTTGATTGTTGACCTAGTCCCTGTGGATTGGGTCCCATATCACAAATTGACAATTTTGTTTCTTAGTGCCCGTTTCAACTcttattatgttattaatatttggtaaattaattttttttaaatttttgtattatattataatttatatttaaatttatatatttttaaaaaatatattcaagCATCTTTAAAGTTTGATTTCATTTACATTTTAGCCCCTTcatctattttttattaatttttaatcattAAGACTTCAATAAAAAGTGATTAAGAATAAAAgtgttaataaataataaaatttaagaataaaaGTATTCATAGTGATAAAATTGAATAACATTGAATAATATTTTTACTCTTTATTAATAGTgaaaattaaacaaataaatgaaaatataaaagaGTATGATAAATCTAAGACTCAGTAATGCTTtagtatattattttaaaatataaaacctaaatattaattataacacaataataaaaaattatttatcctTAATATTTAATAACACAAACTACAACTTAGTACTATAGTTAATTAAGCCGAAGTCTTATTGCTAAGAAACTAAAAATTGAATCCACTGTATCACAGGTGAAGCTAAATGATATTGGTGGGGTTAACAACAAGCACAGCCAAGTGGGGTTATATCCAAGACTTAATTTCCAAATTACATTAtttaaaaattgatgaattataaTTAAATGATCTATAATAATGATTTCATTCTCAAATTAGATGTGCGTTTTTTAAATAATACGAGTgagtgaattaatttattaattggaTCGATTTGTTAATTACCAAGTTATATGAATGTGTTTAAAACTAGACAATTCTGTGAGAAGCAATAGGCCTTCTTATGCCATGCAAGGACATCAAGAGAACAAGTAACAATTAGTGGGAAGCCATAGCAAAGAAATCTTGTCTAATATCATCACCAAGACCTTATTTGGCTGGTGCCAGTAGACTAAAAAAGTATAATTTCCTAAGAAGTACAGAAAATCACCTTATTCGATTTGTATTATCAAATCAACTTCCTAACAAGTTGAGTATTCTACTTCCCTTGCACGAGAAAAGTAACTTACCTAGATAAGACTTGATAAATTACACTTCTCTTAATATAATTTACTAATTCATCCTTCAATTTGttactttttaaattattttatgaatattaTCTTTTACAATTTAGAAGTAAACTATTTCCTGAGAAGTTAATATGAATAATAAACACATTTATATCATACTTCCCAAGCACATGGTTCAATTTTCAATTAATAACACTCCTAATCCATCTcacacaaataaaaaaaaaaataataataacaataacaaaATAGCGAGTCAAATTTACCCATAAAAGtatgaatttcataaaaaaaaaaaaactttgctcGTGTCCACCATTCCCTTGAAGCCAAGAGGAAGGCACAAGAATCTGAACTTCTTACCTCCTCCATTCAATATCTTACAAGGGAACAAGGGGCCACCAAAGCTCAGTTGCAAATCTTTTTCCTTCTGAGGATCCCACTCAAGAAAAGCTTGTCCCGTCCCTTGTAACTGGAAGAATACTATTGAGAAAAAACTACCTTTTACAGCAACCATAATTATTGCCTTCTTTAAGACCTTTAAAAATAAGTCTTTCAAACAATCAATACATGCTTTTACCCTCAAGGAAAATGGTAGTTGTCAATGCTAAATGACAATAAAAGGCTGATGTGGAGTGAATATTGAGTCCAACAATAATGTGATTTAAAAAAGTTTATGTAAATACATTCCCCTTTGGTATAGCCCTTGTCATGGCTAAATGCGCATAATATCAACTCCCCTAAAGGCTTGCAGATTTGATGGAGTGGACAACCTAGCAATAAGATAAGGGTCTGCCTAAATCAAAGCCATAAGAGTAACCAAGATGAAAACTAGTTGTCCTCAAGAGCAAGGGCAATGCAGTTTATTAAGAAGTAGCAGATGTTTCagtctaatcaaattattgactaTTTCagtttgtaatcattattatcatTGCACGCGCATACAgacataagcataaatttatagaTCTTCACTATATGACTAACTAGATGTGTTGTGCCCCATTAATACAATATCTCAAAGACAAAGAATGTAGATGATCCTGGAGGTCATTTCAGAAATGCCTAGAAATTGAAACAGTTTCAAATGTTAAGACTCAAGATAGAAACATTGTCCACATAAAGATAATCATAATTACCTAATGAATAACAGATTGACAATTTTATATAGAAATGAACAAAGACAAAAGAGCATATCCTAAAAGGTTAGAGCTAAATGGTTACCTAAAAGGCTACACTAACATACATCACAACAATTTGGCAAATCTCCATTTTCCCTGAGTTGACAATTTAGTCAATCTGTGGTTATGTTCCATGATAACCACCTATTTATAATACAAGTGAAAACagacaaaaattaataaataaataataactcACTTATGAAAAAGAGTCAAAAGCATTTCTGATGAACAACATATGGTCCAGCTTCATCGTAGTCCCCCTTGGCAACATGCTGATTTTGTGGGAACACAACTTTTGCAAGAATGGCACCCCCCACCCATGCTGAATATTGTGTTAACTCAGCTGGCATGTATTCTGGGGGCTATAACAAacaaaattaacaataataataagaCTTAAAGTGCACCATGCAAAACACCATAGCAAGAAAAAATGAAGGACAAAATCATTTCCATAACTTCCAAGAGTGGACACCATCAATTATTACTTAATTTCACTAGATCTTACAAAACATTTGTGCATTAGCTCATATGCAAAATCTAGTTAAAATGATGTGTATTTTTATGGCAGCCCATCAAGGAAAATGTGTCATAACCATTAACCATATATACAGAAAAAATAGTACCAttgatgatttatgataaaattccATCAAATGGAACCACCAATCCTCATCCCCCCTTCTCTCCCTATATTATTGATTCAATCTTCACAAAAACAATCTACAATGGAAAATGGAAAGAACCAATAAATATTGAGCTGCAGATAGACCACATAAAATATAAAGCACTCCTAAACATTTGATGATTGTTTAGGCACCAGAAACCTGGACAGCATTGGAGTGAAACCATCGTACAGGCCAAAACCAAGGCCATCACCCATCAGAATACATGATACCCCaaaatacaaagaaaaaaaaaataaaaagacctTAATAATAACATTCAAGTAATGAAGCAAATTACCTTTACAAGTGAAGGACGAATAACAGATGAGCAAAGGCTAGCTTCTTTCTGGAACCTATCTTCAAAACCTACAATAGGCAGCAATATAACAAATTAACAATCTATTAGTTGCTCCATAGCAACAGATTCCTCCTATTTAAGTAGGTATTAGAACAAAACAAAAACACCAATCCTTAGCCAGCTAGATTGATGGTACACACATGGACCAACATCACAGTTGCATCTCAATTCACTAAATTTAAATAATACAAACCCACCAGGCATAGAAGTTATGCCACCACAAAGTATGGTATTTTCCAATAGCTGCCGATGGTTCTCTGAAGAAACTGTAGAAATGCTATGAACAAGCTGCTCAACAATTCCATGTGCCTTTAAACCCAATATTGATGGTTGGAATAAAGCCTCACCAATAATGTATCTTTCTCTTCCAACTTTTATCACCTGTCACCAAATTTAAAGCCATATTTAGAATCCTAACTTCCACAGTAAGACTAAATCATAAATGTACCAAGATCAAATGAACATTCATACTAGCTTTCCAAAGCACAAAGTCAGGGCTAAAAGATTAATGCTTTGGCACACACACACAAATAAGAAAAGGCATTTTCCTTGGGTATCAGACACATAACACATTT is a window encoding:
- the LOC110639001 gene encoding cytokinin riboside 5'-monophosphate phosphoribohydrolase LOG1-like isoform X1, producing the protein MEGEKGTSATSEKRRSFKRICVFCGSRAGYKSSFGDAALELGKELVERKIDLVYGGGSVGLMGLISQTVFNGGCHVLGVMPKALSPHEISGETIGEMRTVADMHQRKAEMARHADAFIALPGGYGTLEELLEIIAWSQLGIHDKPVGLLNVDGYYNSLLALFDKGVEEGFIKDTARHIVVIAETAAELIKKMEEYTSVHDKVVPRQSWEVDQ
- the LOC110639001 gene encoding cytokinin riboside 5'-monophosphate phosphoribohydrolase LOG1-like isoform X2, whose protein sequence is MLLLNLVERKIDLVYGGGSVGLMGLISQTVFNGGCHVLGVMPKALSPHEISGETIGEMRTVADMHQRKAEMARHADAFIALPGGYGTLEELLEIIAWSQLGIHDKPVGLLNVDGYYNSLLALFDKGVEEGFIKDTARHIVVIAETAAELIKKMEEYTSVHDKVVPRQSWEVDQ